One window of the Gambusia affinis linkage group LG01, SWU_Gaff_1.0, whole genome shotgun sequence genome contains the following:
- the naca gene encoding nascent polypeptide-associated complex subunit alpha isoform X12: MPGEATETVPVTEQEMQQPQAETAPPPAPASTQQPQVASGPAKAKGKDAKSGQGSSAPKAVPGRRKRSSMSASSSSPTSPKSTPSSIPRSPVVSPLASPLASPLASSASSSPANRSAPKVVKAGKQGKAKKGEAFEPAPVQVDHKVPDVKETSEEPNLKKSMTTEAIAFPVETKSQPPPAFKVTPKPAVAAPISFSDTIASSPPKSGDKVASAKPVLLMVDDELPPLIPPEKLGKMQVSAPPVAKESAKPAMSPSEPRPKGATSAPPEVSKAKMGTEPKPLLVEAPKATAPVKTVTQEVIKSAGNTGQDKPAAAVKPADETKLISNTGPKHIEDIRASPPKVSKPNAGVKSTPPEVTKQAPEKGAVVVNKAQSVDLKATAAEVPKQATPIFAEAPKADSETPQLVKPTEAPKKAKATSTEAPRPALEVAKQAATETSKQAKQAAPEALMQPPAEAPKQAKQVAAEAPKQVSPEAPKHAKQVPKQAKRESPEATKQDRQEAPKQAKQAVPEAPKMVAPEAPKQAKQASPEAPKQAKQASPEAPKQAKQASPEAPKQAKQASPEAPKQAKQAAPEAPKQAKQAAPEAPKQAKQAAPEAPKQAKPTTPEAPKQAAPEAPKQAKQAAPEAPKQAKQAAADAPKTPEASPLAKATAPDSAGQTKQAKPAEALKEAKPTAAEAPKPATESPKPAKPKVDEAPKQTKQTAEVPSKPAPVEPIVPPPAPRKLTFAEAVAKPAPVKPEAEKISTAPSNHVISSKPAETQAKMESVIKDDNGSGTESDSDDSVPELEEQDSAQTQTQQAQLAAAAEIDEEPVSKAKQSRSEKKARKAMSKLGLRQVTGVTRVTIRKSKNILFVITKPDVYKSPASDTYIVFGEAKIEDLSQQAQLAAAEKFKVQGEATAKIQDNTQTPTVQEESEEEEVDETGVEVKDIELVMSQANVSRAKAVRALKNNNNDIVNAIMELTM, encoded by the exons ATGCCTGGCGAAGCAACAGAAACGGTCCCAGTCACCGAGCAGGAGATGCAGCAGCCTCAAGCGGAGACTG CTCCGCCTCCTGCCCCAGCTTCCACCCAGCAACCTCAGGTAGCTTCTGGCCCTGCAAAGGCCAAAGGCAAAGATGCCAAGAGTGGGCAGGGTTCTTCTGCCCCAAAGGCTGTACCTGGCAGAAGAAAACGTTCCTCTATGTCtgcctcttcttcctcacccaCTTCACCCAAATCTACTCCCTCCTCTATTCCCCGGTCACCCGTGGTGTCACCTTTGGCATCACCTTTAGCATCACCTTTGGCTTCTTCGGCCAGTAGCTCCCCTGCCAATCGTTCTGCCCCAAAAGTGGTTAAGGCTGGCAAACAAGGAAAGGCTAAGAAAGGGGAGGCATTTGAGCCTGCTCCTGTCCAGGTAGATCACAAAGTCCCAGACGTAAAGGAAACGTCAGAGGAACCTAACTTGAAGAAATCTATGACTACTGAAGCTATAGCTTTCCCAGTTGAGACGAAATCTCAGCCACCCCCTGCATTTAAAGTCACCCCAAAGCCTGCTGTTGCAGCACCAATTTCATTCTCGGATACTATTGCTTCTAGCCCCCCAAAATCTGGTGATAAGGTTGCTTCTGCAAAACCCGTATTGCTTATGGTTGATGATGAGCTTCCTCCACTTATCCCACCTGAGAAGCTTGGTAAAATGCAGGTCTCGGCACCGCCTGTTGCCAAAGAGAGCGCAAAGCCTGCTATGTCTCCTTCTGAACCTAGACCTAAAGGGGCTACTTCTGCTCCTCCAGAGGTCAGTAAAGCCAAGATGGGTACTGAACCCAAACCATTGCTTGTTGAAGCTCCTAAGGCAACAGCCCCAGTGAAAACTGTAACTCAGGAGGTCATTAAGTCTGCTGGCAACACTGGCCAAGacaaacctgctgctgctgtgaagcCAGCAGATGAAACCAAATTGATCTCTAACACAGGTCCTAAACATATTGAGGACATTAGGGCCTCACCTCCTAAAGTCTCCAAGCCAAATGCTGGTGTAAAGTCAACCCCTCCTGAGGTTACCAAACAAGCACCCGAAAAGGGTGCTGTGGTAGTTAATAAGGCTCAGTCGGTTGACTTAAAGGCAACAGCTGCTGAGGTCCCCAAACAAGCCACACCAATATTTGCTGAGGCACCTAAAGCAGATTCTGAGACTCCTCAACTGGTCAAACCAACCGAGGCACCCAAGAAGGCCAAAGCCACCTCCACCGAGGCACCTAGACCAGCCCTGGAAGTGGCCAAGCAGGCAGCAACCGAGACATCCAAACAGGCTAAGCAGGCAGCCCCCGAGGCACTCATGCAACCGCCTGCTGAGGCACCCAAACAAGCCAAACAGGTGGCTGCTGAGGCCCCTAAGCAGGTGTCCCCCGAGGCACCCAAACATGCTAAGCAGGTGCCCAAACAGGCTAAGCGGGAGAGCCCTGAGGCTACCAAACAAGATAGACAGGAGGCACCCAAACAGGCTAAGCAGGCGGTCCCTGAGGCGCCCAAAATGGTGGCCCCCGAGGCACCCAAACAGGCCAAGCAGGCGTCCCCTGAGGCACCCAAACAGGCCAAGCAGGCGTCCCCTGAGGCGCCCAAACAGGCTAAGCAGGCGTCCCCCGAGGCGCCCAAACAGGCTAAGCAGGCGTCCCCCGAG GCGCCCAAACAGGCTAAGCAGGCGGCCCCCGAGGCGCCCAAACAGGCTAAGCAGGCGGCCCCCGAGGCGCCCAAACAGGCTAAGCAGGCGGCCCCCGAGGCGCCCAAACAGGCTAAGCCAACAACCCCCGAGGCGCCTAAGCAGGCGGCCCCCGAGGCGCCCAAACAGGCTAAGCAGGCGGCCCCTGAGGCGCCCAAACAGGCTAAGCAGGCGGCTGCAGATGCCCCTAAAACACCTGAGGCTTCTCCATTGGCCAAAGCAACAGCTCCTGACAGTGCAGGCCAAACAAAGCAGGCCAAACCAGCCGAAGCGCTCAAAGAAGCCAAACCAACTGCTGCTGAAGCACCTAAACCCGCTACTGAGAGTCCTAAACCAGCAAAACCGAAGGTTGATGAGGCACCTAAACAAACCAAGCAAACTGCTGAGGTTCCCTCAAAACCTGCTCCAGTTGAGCCTATTGTTCCGCCCCCAGCCCCACGTAAACTTACTTTTGCCGAGGCAGTTGCAAAACCTGCACCTGTCAAGCCTGAAGCTGAGAAAATCAGCACTGCTCCCTCTAATCATGTCATATCGTCTAAACCTGCTGAAACCCAAGCCAAGATGGAGTCTGTGATCAAGGACGACAATG GATCTGGCACAGAGTCAGACAGTGATGACTCAGTTCCTGAGCTGGAAGAACAGGACTctgcacagacacaaacacaacaagctCAG cttgcagcagctgctgaaataGACGAAGAGCCTGTAAGCAAAGCCAAACAGAGCCGCAGTGAAAAGAAGGCACGAAAG GCAATGTCAAAGCTTGGACTCAGGCAGGTAACAGGGGTCACCAGGGTCACCATTCGCAAATCAAAGAACATCTTGTTCGTCATCACCAAACCAGACGTCTACAAGAGCCCTGCATCAGATACATACATCGTCTTCGGTGAAGCTAAG
- the naca gene encoding nascent polypeptide-associated complex subunit alpha isoform X4, which produces MPGEATETVPVTEQEMQQPQAETAPPPAPASTQQPQVASGPAKAKGKDAKSGQGSSAPKAVPGRRKRSSMSASSSSPTSPKSTPSSIPRSPVVSPLASPLASPLASSASSSPANRSAPKVVKAGKQGKAKKGEAFEPAPVQVDHKVPDVKETSEEPNLKKSMTTEAIAFPVETKSQPPPAFKVTPKPAVAAPISFSDTIASSPPKSGDKVASAKPVLLMVDDELPPLIPPEKLGKMQVSAPPVAKESAKPAMSPSEPRPKGATSAPPEVSKAKMGTEPKPLLVEAPKATAPVKTVTQEVIKSAGNTGQDKPAAAVKPADETKLISNTGPKHIEDIRASPPKVSKPNAGVKSTPPEVTKQAPEKGAVVVNKAQSVDLKATAAEVPKQATPIFAEAPKADSETPQLVKPTEAPKKAKATSTEAPRPALEVAKQAATETSKQAKQAAPEALMQPPAEAPKQAKQVAAEAPKQVSPEAPKHAKQVPKQAKRESPEATKQDRQEAPKQAKQAVPEAPKMVAPEAPKQAKQASPEAPKQAKQASPEAPKQAKQASPEAPKQAKQASPEAPKQAKQASPEAPKQAKQASPEAPKQVKQAAPEAPKLVAPEAPKQAKQVSLEAPKQSKQAAPEAPKQAAPEAPKQAAPEAPKQAKQAAPEAAKQASPKAPKQAKQASPEAPKQAKQASPEAPKQSKQASPEAPKQSKQASPEAPKQAKQASPEAPKQVKQAAPEAPKLVAPEAPKQAKQVSLEAPKQSKQAAPEAPKQAAPEAPKQAAPEAPKQAKQAAPEAAKQASPKAPKQAKQASPEAPKQAKQASPEAPKQAKQASPEAPKQSKQASPEAPKQSKQASPEAPKQAKQASPEAPKQSKQAAPEAPKQAKQASPEAPKQSKQAAPEAPKQAKQAAPEAPKQAKQAAPEAPKQAKQAAPEAPKQAKPTTPEAPKQAAPEAPKQAKQAAPEAPKQAKQAAADAPKTPEASPLAKATAPDSAGQTKQAKPAEALKEAKPTAAEAPKPATESPKPAKPKVDEAPKQTKQTAEVPSKPAPVEPIVPPPAPRKLTFAEAVAKPAPVKPEAEKISTAPSNHVISSKPAETQAKMESVIKDDNGSGTESDSDDSVPELEEQDSAQTQTQQAQLAAAAEIDEEPVSKAKQSRSEKKARKAMSKLGLRQVTGVTRVTIRKSKNILFVITKPDVYKSPASDTYIVFGEAKIEDLSQQAQLAAAEKFKVQGEATAKIQDNTQTPTVQEESEEEEVDETGVEVKDIELVMSQANVSRAKAVRALKNNNNDIVNAIMELTM; this is translated from the exons ATGCCTGGCGAAGCAACAGAAACGGTCCCAGTCACCGAGCAGGAGATGCAGCAGCCTCAAGCGGAGACTG CTCCGCCTCCTGCCCCAGCTTCCACCCAGCAACCTCAGGTAGCTTCTGGCCCTGCAAAGGCCAAAGGCAAAGATGCCAAGAGTGGGCAGGGTTCTTCTGCCCCAAAGGCTGTACCTGGCAGAAGAAAACGTTCCTCTATGTCtgcctcttcttcctcacccaCTTCACCCAAATCTACTCCCTCCTCTATTCCCCGGTCACCCGTGGTGTCACCTTTGGCATCACCTTTAGCATCACCTTTGGCTTCTTCGGCCAGTAGCTCCCCTGCCAATCGTTCTGCCCCAAAAGTGGTTAAGGCTGGCAAACAAGGAAAGGCTAAGAAAGGGGAGGCATTTGAGCCTGCTCCTGTCCAGGTAGATCACAAAGTCCCAGACGTAAAGGAAACGTCAGAGGAACCTAACTTGAAGAAATCTATGACTACTGAAGCTATAGCTTTCCCAGTTGAGACGAAATCTCAGCCACCCCCTGCATTTAAAGTCACCCCAAAGCCTGCTGTTGCAGCACCAATTTCATTCTCGGATACTATTGCTTCTAGCCCCCCAAAATCTGGTGATAAGGTTGCTTCTGCAAAACCCGTATTGCTTATGGTTGATGATGAGCTTCCTCCACTTATCCCACCTGAGAAGCTTGGTAAAATGCAGGTCTCGGCACCGCCTGTTGCCAAAGAGAGCGCAAAGCCTGCTATGTCTCCTTCTGAACCTAGACCTAAAGGGGCTACTTCTGCTCCTCCAGAGGTCAGTAAAGCCAAGATGGGTACTGAACCCAAACCATTGCTTGTTGAAGCTCCTAAGGCAACAGCCCCAGTGAAAACTGTAACTCAGGAGGTCATTAAGTCTGCTGGCAACACTGGCCAAGacaaacctgctgctgctgtgaagcCAGCAGATGAAACCAAATTGATCTCTAACACAGGTCCTAAACATATTGAGGACATTAGGGCCTCACCTCCTAAAGTCTCCAAGCCAAATGCTGGTGTAAAGTCAACCCCTCCTGAGGTTACCAAACAAGCACCCGAAAAGGGTGCTGTGGTAGTTAATAAGGCTCAGTCGGTTGACTTAAAGGCAACAGCTGCTGAGGTCCCCAAACAAGCCACACCAATATTTGCTGAGGCACCTAAAGCAGATTCTGAGACTCCTCAACTGGTCAAACCAACCGAGGCACCCAAGAAGGCCAAAGCCACCTCCACCGAGGCACCTAGACCAGCCCTGGAAGTGGCCAAGCAGGCAGCAACCGAGACATCCAAACAGGCTAAGCAGGCAGCCCCCGAGGCACTCATGCAACCGCCTGCTGAGGCACCCAAACAAGCCAAACAGGTGGCTGCTGAGGCCCCTAAGCAGGTGTCCCCCGAGGCACCCAAACATGCTAAGCAGGTGCCCAAACAGGCTAAGCGGGAGAGCCCTGAGGCTACCAAACAAGATAGACAGGAGGCACCCAAACAGGCTAAGCAGGCGGTCCCTGAGGCGCCCAAAATGGTGGCCCCCGAGGCACCCAAACAGGCCAAGCAGGCGTCCCCTGAGGCACCCAAACAGGCCAAGCAGGCGTCCCCTGAGGCGCCCAAACAGGCTAAGCAGGCGTCCCCCGAGGCGCCCAAACAGGCTAAGCAGGCGTCCCCCGAG GCGCCCAAACAGGCTAAGCAGGCGTCCCCCGAGGCGCCCAAACAGGCTAAGCAGGCGTCCCCCGAGGCGCCCAAACAGGTTAAGCAGGCGGCCCCTGAGGCGCCCAAACTGGTGGCCCCCGAGGCGCCCAAACAGGCCAAGCAGGTGTCCCTCGAGGCGCCCAAACAGTCTAAGCAGGCGGCCCCCGAGGCGCCTAAACAGGCGGCCCCCGAGGCGCCTAAGCAGGCGGCCCCCGAGGCGCCCAAACAGGCCAAGCAGGCGGCCCCCGAGGCGGCTAAGCAGGCGTCCCCCAAG GCGCCCAAACAGGCCAAGCAGGCGTCCCCCGAGGCGCCCAAACAGGCCAAGCAGGCGTCCCCCGAGGCGCCCAAACAGTCTAAGCAGGCGTCCCCCGAGGCGCCCAAACAGTCTAAGCAGGCGTCCCCCGAGGCGCCCAAACAGGCTAAGCAGGCGTCCCCCGAGGCGCCCAAACAGGTTAAGCAGGCGGCCCCTGAGGCGCCCAAACTGGTGGCCCCCGAGGCGCCCAAACAGGCCAAGCAGGTGTCCCTCGAGGCGCCCAAACAGTCTAAGCAGGCGGCCCCCGAGGCGCCTAAACAGGCGGCCCCCGAGGCGCCTAAGCAGGCGGCCCCCGAGGCGCCCAAACAGGCCAAGCAGGCGGCCCCCGAGGCGGCTAAGCAGGCGTCCCCCAAGGCGCCCAAACAGGCCAAGCAGGCGTCCCCCGAGGCGCCCAAACAGGCCAAGCAGGCGTCCCCCGAGGCGCCCAAACAGGCCAAGCAGGCGTCCCCCGAGGCGCCCAAACAGTCTAAGCAGGCGTCCCCCGAGGCGCCCAAACAGTCTAAGCAGGCGTCCCCCGAGGCGCCCAAACAGGCTAAGCAGGCGTCCCCCGAGGCGCCCAAACAGTCTAAGCAGGCGGCCCCCGAGGCGCCCAAACAGGCTAAGCAGGCGTCCCCCGAGGCGCCCAAACAGTCTAAGCAGGCGGCCCCCGAGGCGCCCAAACAGGCTAAGCAGGCGGCCCCCGAGGCGCCCAAACAGGCTAAGCAGGCGGCCCCCGAGGCGCCCAAACAGGCTAAGCAGGCGGCCCCCGAGGCGCCCAAACAGGCTAAGCCAACAACCCCCGAGGCGCCTAAGCAGGCGGCCCCCGAGGCGCCCAAACAGGCTAAGCAGGCGGCCCCTGAGGCGCCCAAACAGGCTAAGCAGGCGGCTGCAGATGCCCCTAAAACACCTGAGGCTTCTCCATTGGCCAAAGCAACAGCTCCTGACAGTGCAGGCCAAACAAAGCAGGCCAAACCAGCCGAAGCGCTCAAAGAAGCCAAACCAACTGCTGCTGAAGCACCTAAACCCGCTACTGAGAGTCCTAAACCAGCAAAACCGAAGGTTGATGAGGCACCTAAACAAACCAAGCAAACTGCTGAGGTTCCCTCAAAACCTGCTCCAGTTGAGCCTATTGTTCCGCCCCCAGCCCCACGTAAACTTACTTTTGCCGAGGCAGTTGCAAAACCTGCACCTGTCAAGCCTGAAGCTGAGAAAATCAGCACTGCTCCCTCTAATCATGTCATATCGTCTAAACCTGCTGAAACCCAAGCCAAGATGGAGTCTGTGATCAAGGACGACAATG GATCTGGCACAGAGTCAGACAGTGATGACTCAGTTCCTGAGCTGGAAGAACAGGACTctgcacagacacaaacacaacaagctCAG cttgcagcagctgctgaaataGACGAAGAGCCTGTAAGCAAAGCCAAACAGAGCCGCAGTGAAAAGAAGGCACGAAAG GCAATGTCAAAGCTTGGACTCAGGCAGGTAACAGGGGTCACCAGGGTCACCATTCGCAAATCAAAGAACATCTTGTTCGTCATCACCAAACCAGACGTCTACAAGAGCCCTGCATCAGATACATACATCGTCTTCGGTGAAGCTAAG
- the naca gene encoding nascent polypeptide-associated complex subunit alpha isoform X11 — translation MPGEATETVPVTEQEMQQPQAETAPPPAPASTQQPQVASGPAKAKGKDAKSGQGSSAPKAVPGRRKRSSMSASSSSPTSPKSTPSSIPRSPVVSPLASPLASPLASSASSSPANRSAPKVVKAGKQGKAKKGEAFEPAPVQVDHKVPDVKETSEEPNLKKSMTTEAIAFPVETKSQPPPAFKVTPKPAVAAPISFSDTIASSPPKSGDKVASAKPVLLMVDDELPPLIPPEKLGKMQVSAPPVAKESAKPAMSPSEPRPKGATSAPPEVSKAKMGTEPKPLLVEAPKATAPVKTVTQEVIKSAGNTGQDKPAAAVKPADETKLISNTGPKHIEDIRASPPKVSKPNAGVKSTPPEVTKQAPEKGAVVVNKAQSVDLKATAAEVPKQATPIFAEAPKADSETPQLVKPTEAPKKAKATSTEAPRPALEVAKQAATETSKQAKQAAPEALMQPPAEAPKQAKQVAAEAPKQVSPEAPKHAKQVPKQAKRESPEATKQDRQEAPKQAKQAAPEAPKQAKQAAPEAAKQASPKAPKQAKQASPEAPKQAKQASPEAPKQAKQASPEAPKQSKQASPEAPKQSKQASPEAPKQAKQASPEAPKQVKQAAPEAPKLVAPEAPKQAKQVSLEAPKQSKQAAPEAPKQAAPEAPKQAAPEAPKQAKQAAPEAAKQASPKAPKQAKQASPEAPKQAKQASPEAPKQAKQASPEAPKQSKQASPEAPKQSKQASPEAPKQAKQASPEAPKQSKQAAPEAPKQAKQASPEAPKQSKQAAPEAPKQAKQAAPEAPKQAKQAAPEAPKQAKQAAPEAPKQAKPTTPEAPKQAAPEAPKQAKQAAPEAPKQAKQAAADAPKTPEASPLAKATAPDSAGQTKQAKPAEALKEAKPTAAEAPKPATESPKPAKPKVDEAPKQTKQTAEVPSKPAPVEPIVPPPAPRKLTFAEAVAKPAPVKPEAEKISTAPSNHVISSKPAETQAKMESVIKDDNGSGTESDSDDSVPELEEQDSAQTQTQQAQLAAAAEIDEEPVSKAKQSRSEKKARKAMSKLGLRQVTGVTRVTIRKSKNILFVITKPDVYKSPASDTYIVFGEAKIEDLSQQAQLAAAEKFKVQGEATAKIQDNTQTPTVQEESEEEEVDETGVEVKDIELVMSQANVSRAKAVRALKNNNNDIVNAIMELTM, via the exons ATGCCTGGCGAAGCAACAGAAACGGTCCCAGTCACCGAGCAGGAGATGCAGCAGCCTCAAGCGGAGACTG CTCCGCCTCCTGCCCCAGCTTCCACCCAGCAACCTCAGGTAGCTTCTGGCCCTGCAAAGGCCAAAGGCAAAGATGCCAAGAGTGGGCAGGGTTCTTCTGCCCCAAAGGCTGTACCTGGCAGAAGAAAACGTTCCTCTATGTCtgcctcttcttcctcacccaCTTCACCCAAATCTACTCCCTCCTCTATTCCCCGGTCACCCGTGGTGTCACCTTTGGCATCACCTTTAGCATCACCTTTGGCTTCTTCGGCCAGTAGCTCCCCTGCCAATCGTTCTGCCCCAAAAGTGGTTAAGGCTGGCAAACAAGGAAAGGCTAAGAAAGGGGAGGCATTTGAGCCTGCTCCTGTCCAGGTAGATCACAAAGTCCCAGACGTAAAGGAAACGTCAGAGGAACCTAACTTGAAGAAATCTATGACTACTGAAGCTATAGCTTTCCCAGTTGAGACGAAATCTCAGCCACCCCCTGCATTTAAAGTCACCCCAAAGCCTGCTGTTGCAGCACCAATTTCATTCTCGGATACTATTGCTTCTAGCCCCCCAAAATCTGGTGATAAGGTTGCTTCTGCAAAACCCGTATTGCTTATGGTTGATGATGAGCTTCCTCCACTTATCCCACCTGAGAAGCTTGGTAAAATGCAGGTCTCGGCACCGCCTGTTGCCAAAGAGAGCGCAAAGCCTGCTATGTCTCCTTCTGAACCTAGACCTAAAGGGGCTACTTCTGCTCCTCCAGAGGTCAGTAAAGCCAAGATGGGTACTGAACCCAAACCATTGCTTGTTGAAGCTCCTAAGGCAACAGCCCCAGTGAAAACTGTAACTCAGGAGGTCATTAAGTCTGCTGGCAACACTGGCCAAGacaaacctgctgctgctgtgaagcCAGCAGATGAAACCAAATTGATCTCTAACACAGGTCCTAAACATATTGAGGACATTAGGGCCTCACCTCCTAAAGTCTCCAAGCCAAATGCTGGTGTAAAGTCAACCCCTCCTGAGGTTACCAAACAAGCACCCGAAAAGGGTGCTGTGGTAGTTAATAAGGCTCAGTCGGTTGACTTAAAGGCAACAGCTGCTGAGGTCCCCAAACAAGCCACACCAATATTTGCTGAGGCACCTAAAGCAGATTCTGAGACTCCTCAACTGGTCAAACCAACCGAGGCACCCAAGAAGGCCAAAGCCACCTCCACCGAGGCACCTAGACCAGCCCTGGAAGTGGCCAAGCAGGCAGCAACCGAGACATCCAAACAGGCTAAGCAGGCAGCCCCCGAGGCACTCATGCAACCGCCTGCTGAGGCACCCAAACAAGCCAAACAGGTGGCTGCTGAGGCCCCTAAGCAGGTGTCCCCCGAGGCACCCAAACATGCTAAGCAGGTGCCCAAACAGGCTAAGCGGGAGAGCCCTGAGGCTACCAAACAAGATAGACAGGAGGCACCCAAACAGGCTAAGCAG GCGGCCCCCGAGGCGCCCAAACAGGCCAAGCAGGCGGCCCCCGAGGCGGCTAAGCAGGCGTCCCCCAAGGCGCCCAAACAGGCCAAGCAGGCGTCCCCCGAGGCGCCCAAACAGGCCAAGCAGGCGTCCCCCGAGGCGCCCAAACAGGCCAAGCAGGCGTCCCCCGAGGCGCCCAAACAGTCTAAGCAGGCGTCCCCCGAGGCGCCCAAACAGTCTAAGCAGGCGTCCCCCGAGGCGCCCAAACAGGCTAAGCAGGCGTCCCCCGAGGCGCCCAAACAGGTTAAGCAGGCGGCCCCTGAGGCGCCCAAACTGGTGGCCCCCGAGGCGCCCAAACAGGCCAAGCAGGTGTCCCTCGAGGCGCCCAAACAGTCTAAGCAGGCGGCCCCCGAGGCGCCTAAACAGGCGGCCCCCGAGGCGCCTAAGCAGGCGGCCCCCGAGGCGCCCAAACAGGCCAAGCAGGCGGCCCCCGAGGCGGCTAAGCAGGCGTCCCCCAAGGCGCCCAAACAGGCCAAGCAGGCGTCCCCCGAGGCGCCCAAACAGGCCAAGCAGGCGTCCCCCGAGGCGCCCAAACAGGCCAAGCAGGCGTCCCCCGAGGCGCCCAAACAGTCTAAGCAGGCGTCCCCCGAGGCGCCCAAACAGTCTAAGCAGGCGTCCCCCGAGGCGCCCAAACAGGCTAAGCAGGCGTCCCCCGAGGCGCCCAAACAGTCTAAGCAGGCGGCCCCCGAGGCGCCCAAACAGGCTAAGCAGGCGTCCCCCGAGGCGCCCAAACAGTCTAAGCAGGCGGCCCCCGAGGCGCCCAAACAGGCTAAGCAGGCGGCCCCCGAGGCGCCCAAACAGGCTAAGCAGGCGGCCCCCGAGGCGCCCAAACAGGCTAAGCAGGCGGCCCCCGAGGCGCCCAAACAGGCTAAGCCAACAACCCCCGAGGCGCCTAAGCAGGCGGCCCCCGAGGCGCCCAAACAGGCTAAGCAGGCGGCCCCTGAGGCGCCCAAACAGGCTAAGCAGGCGGCTGCAGATGCCCCTAAAACACCTGAGGCTTCTCCATTGGCCAAAGCAACAGCTCCTGACAGTGCAGGCCAAACAAAGCAGGCCAAACCAGCCGAAGCGCTCAAAGAAGCCAAACCAACTGCTGCTGAAGCACCTAAACCCGCTACTGAGAGTCCTAAACCAGCAAAACCGAAGGTTGATGAGGCACCTAAACAAACCAAGCAAACTGCTGAGGTTCCCTCAAAACCTGCTCCAGTTGAGCCTATTGTTCCGCCCCCAGCCCCACGTAAACTTACTTTTGCCGAGGCAGTTGCAAAACCTGCACCTGTCAAGCCTGAAGCTGAGAAAATCAGCACTGCTCCCTCTAATCATGTCATATCGTCTAAACCTGCTGAAACCCAAGCCAAGATGGAGTCTGTGATCAAGGACGACAATG GATCTGGCACAGAGTCAGACAGTGATGACTCAGTTCCTGAGCTGGAAGAACAGGACTctgcacagacacaaacacaacaagctCAG cttgcagcagctgctgaaataGACGAAGAGCCTGTAAGCAAAGCCAAACAGAGCCGCAGTGAAAAGAAGGCACGAAAG GCAATGTCAAAGCTTGGACTCAGGCAGGTAACAGGGGTCACCAGGGTCACCATTCGCAAATCAAAGAACATCTTGTTCGTCATCACCAAACCAGACGTCTACAAGAGCCCTGCATCAGATACATACATCGTCTTCGGTGAAGCTAAG